CACCGTGGATGGCATCTGCTACCCCACCGCCGAGCATTTCATGATGGCTGCCAAGGCCCGTTTGTTCGGCGACCGGGAGATCGAGGAGCGCGTCTTGAAGTCATCCCATCCGAAGCAAGCCAAGGAACTCGGTCGGAAAGTCCGCGGCTTTGACGAAGCGACGTGGACCCGCGAGCGATACCGTCTGGTGGTGGAGGGCAACCTCGGGAAATTTTCCCGGAATCCCCCGATGAAGGATTTCCTCCTGACCACCGGAGAGCGGGTCCTGGTCGAGGCCAGCCCCTATGACAAGATCTGGGGGATCGGCATGTCCGCAGATCATCGCGATGTGGAAAATCCGGTGGCATGGAACGGCCTGAACCTCCTTGGCTTCGCTCTCATGGAAGTCCGCTCCCGGCTCCGGGCCTGTTAGACCCCGATGCCAACGAAATGAACCAATCTTCCCCCACCCTCGCCATCGTCGATTTCGAGGCGACCTGCTGCGACCGGCTGAGCTTCCCACGCCACGAGATGGAGATCATCGAGATAGGCGCGGTGGCAGTGGATGCGGCCAGCGGCGATGTCGTGTCCGAGTTCGGCACGTTCATCCGTCCGGTCCGCCATCCGCAGCTCACGGACTTCTGCAAGGACCTCACCACCATCACGCAAGGAGACGTGGACATGGCACCCGCATTCCCGGATGCCCTGGCTGCATTCGCCGCGTGGATCGCACGATCCGGACTCCCCGTCTTTTGCTCGTGGGGCGACTACGACCGCAAGCAACTCGCCCAGGACTGCGACCATCACGGGCTCCCCTATCCCTTCTTAAACGGCCACCGCAACC
Above is a window of Luteolibacter flavescens DNA encoding:
- a CDS encoding NADAR family protein, with the protein product MPGIFSLDDLLAATERGEPLKYLFFWGHTPPADGSVSKSCFSQWFPSPFTVDGICYPTAEHFMMAAKARLFGDREIEERVLKSSHPKQAKELGRKVRGFDEATWTRERYRLVVEGNLGKFSRNPPMKDFLLTTGERVLVEASPYDKIWGIGMSADHRDVENPVAWNGLNLLGFALMEVRSRLRAC
- a CDS encoding 3'-5' exonuclease, which translates into the protein MNQSSPTLAIVDFEATCCDRLSFPRHEMEIIEIGAVAVDAASGDVVSEFGTFIRPVRHPQLTDFCKDLTTITQGDVDMAPAFPDALAAFAAWIARSGLPVFCSWGDYDRKQLAQDCDHHGLPYPFLNGHRNLKAEFSTAIGSQKRFGLGQALGRLRLEFSGTPHRGIDDARNIARVYKEILMPGGRKNS